A genome region from Maridesulfovibrio salexigens DSM 2638 includes the following:
- a CDS encoding adenylosuccinate synthase: MANTVIVGTQWGDEGKGKIVDMLAEQAGAIVRFQGGNNAGHTLVVEGEQCILHLIPSGVLHQGKKCLIGNGVVLDPEVFLKEIDGLAEKGVDVSPERLMISKKTQIIMPYHKLMDNCRESLKSADNKIGTTGRGIGPCYEDKMNRCGIRAADLADPELLREKIVAGLQEKNVLFEKLFNVEALDAEKVYQEMLPIAERVKPYLADVSSIIQDVNKEGKDVLFEGAQGVHLDIDHGTYPFVTSSNVVSGNAAAGAGCGPRQLERIIGICKAYTTRVGAGPFPTELFDETGDTLQKNGHEFGATTGRKRRCGWLDMVVLRETARLCDLTEFALTKLDVLSGLKEIEICVAYEYRGEKVDYPPQEQNGMAHVKPVYESMPGWDEDITKASSYDELPEAARNYIARIEELSGVKVGIVSVGPDRAQTIVR, from the coding sequence GTACGTTTCCAAGGTGGAAACAACGCAGGTCACACCCTTGTTGTGGAAGGAGAGCAGTGTATCCTGCATCTCATCCCGTCCGGGGTTCTCCATCAGGGTAAAAAGTGCCTCATCGGTAACGGTGTAGTACTCGACCCCGAGGTTTTTCTCAAGGAGATTGACGGACTTGCCGAAAAAGGCGTTGACGTTTCTCCCGAGCGCTTGATGATCAGCAAGAAAACCCAGATCATCATGCCGTACCACAAGCTGATGGACAATTGCCGCGAATCACTTAAATCCGCTGATAACAAGATCGGTACCACCGGTCGAGGAATCGGCCCTTGCTACGAAGATAAAATGAACCGTTGCGGCATTCGTGCTGCAGATCTTGCTGATCCCGAACTGCTGCGCGAAAAAATCGTAGCCGGGCTTCAGGAAAAGAACGTTCTTTTTGAAAAACTTTTCAACGTTGAAGCTCTCGACGCTGAAAAGGTATATCAGGAAATGTTGCCCATCGCTGAAAGGGTTAAACCCTATCTTGCCGATGTGTCTTCTATAATTCAGGATGTTAATAAAGAAGGTAAGGACGTGCTTTTCGAAGGCGCACAGGGTGTGCACCTCGATATCGACCACGGAACATATCCTTTTGTGACCTCTTCCAACGTGGTCTCCGGTAACGCTGCTGCCGGCGCAGGATGCGGTCCCCGTCAGCTGGAACGTATTATCGGTATCTGTAAGGCCTATACCACCCGTGTTGGTGCTGGTCCTTTCCCTACCGAATTGTTTGACGAAACCGGCGATACCTTGCAGAAAAACGGTCACGAGTTCGGTGCAACCACCGGTCGTAAACGCCGCTGCGGTTGGCTGGATATGGTTGTCCTGCGCGAAACCGCAAGACTCTGCGATCTCACTGAGTTCGCCCTGACCAAGCTGGATGTCCTTTCCGGTCTTAAAGAGATCGAAATCTGTGTTGCTTACGAGTACCGCGGCGAAAAAGTTGATTATCCCCCGCAGGAACAAAACGGCATGGCACACGTCAAGCCCGTTTACGAATCCATGCCCGGCTGGGATGAAGACATCACTAAGGCATCTTCTTATGACGAGCTGCCTGAAGCCGCACGTAACTACATTGCACGCATTGAAGAACTCTCCGGCGTAAAAGTCGGCATAGTCTCTGTCGGTCCCGACCGCGCTCAGACTATTGTAAGATAA